A window of Aquipuribacter sp. SD81 contains these coding sequences:
- a CDS encoding MGMT family protein: MDEGTLPDFAEAVLDVVDAVPAGKVTTYGRVAALLAGAGLRGGGPRAVGAVLSRYGAAVPWWRVCPVDGRPGAHPEEARRRWSEEGTPLRGRVGEERVDVDAALAELRLPEWVGR, from the coding sequence GTGGACGAGGGGACCCTGCCGGACTTCGCCGAGGCGGTGCTCGACGTGGTCGACGCCGTGCCGGCCGGGAAGGTCACCACGTACGGCCGGGTGGCGGCGCTGCTCGCCGGGGCGGGGCTGCGGGGCGGCGGGCCCCGGGCGGTGGGTGCCGTCCTGTCGCGGTACGGCGCCGCGGTGCCGTGGTGGCGCGTGTGCCCGGTCGACGGCAGGCCCGGGGCACATCCGGAGGAGGCGCGGCGGCGCTGGTCGGAGGAGGGCACGCCCCTGCGCGGGCGGGTGGGTGAGGAGCGCGTCGACGTCGACGCGGCGCTCGCCGAGCTCCGGCTGCCGGAGTGGGTGGGGCGGTGA